In a genomic window of Candidatus Chazhemtobacterium aquaticus:
- a CDS encoding tetratricopeptide repeat protein, which translates to MPSIIAPQQLTLDVISTIIYIFLQLMNPNLPDLINKSIKAALSQSWTEAIDLNLHILQHKPNDIPTLNRLAKAYEKSYEPDKAKKTYQKVLKLDRFNNIAISNLSRIKKSPPRTPSSDITNSHPQKTFSFIEEPGKTKTASLTKLAPKQVINSLDTSQVVILKPYRRRISVFTTQGTCIGSLPDDLSRYLLRLIKLGNKYEAAIRNISRSQIEIFIREIHKSKRLKGLPSFPLKDTKNYFALLPTDPIAEVPLELPESET; encoded by the coding sequence ATGCCCAGTATTATAGCACCTCAACAATTAACCCTTGACGTCATCTCCACAATCATTTACATTTTCCTTCAGCTTATGAATCCTAACCTGCCAGACCTTATCAACAAATCTATCAAGGCAGCCCTTTCTCAATCCTGGACCGAAGCCATCGATCTCAATCTTCACATTCTCCAGCACAAACCCAACGACATCCCCACCCTTAATCGTTTAGCCAAAGCCTACGAAAAATCATATGAGCCAGACAAGGCTAAAAAAACCTACCAAAAAGTCCTAAAACTTGACCGCTTTAACAACATTGCCATCTCCAACCTCTCTCGTATTAAAAAGTCTCCACCTCGTACTCCATCATCAGACATCACCAACTCACATCCTCAAAAAACATTCAGCTTCATTGAGGAACCAGGTAAAACGAAAACTGCTTCATTAACCAAACTAGCCCCAAAGCAAGTCATCAACTCTCTTGATACTTCACAGGTAGTCATTTTAAAGCCTTACAGGCGCCGTATCAGTGTTTTCACTACGCAAGGCACCTGCATCGGCTCACTTCCTGACGATCTATCCCGCTATTTACTCCGCCTTATCAAACTCGGCAACAAATACGAAGCTGCCATCAGAAATATCTCCCGCTCTCAAATAGAAATCTTTATCAGAGAAATCCATAAATCAAAACGTCTCAAAGGTCTTCCCTCATTTCCTTTAAAAGACACCAAAAACTATTTTGCTCTTCTCCCCACTGACCCCATCGCCGAAGTTCCTCTCGAACTACCCGAGTCAGAGACTTAA
- a CDS encoding YebC/PmpR family DNA-binding transcriptional regulator — MSGHSKWSTIKHKKAVVDAKRGKTFTKVARMITIAVKEGNSGDPAINPTLRLAIDKAREANMPNDNIRRAIDRGLGKGSEGKMEEIVYEGYGVGGVGVIVKVLTDNRNRTSAEIKNIFDKNGGSLGAPGSVAYLKTIEPTPKITLEGKDKDAAERLIETLDEHDDVVEVWSNLA; from the coding sequence ATGTCAGGACACAGTAAATGGTCAACTATTAAACACAAGAAGGCAGTTGTTGATGCCAAGAGAGGTAAAACGTTCACAAAAGTTGCTCGAATGATCACGATTGCGGTAAAGGAAGGAAACAGTGGTGATCCTGCGATTAATCCGACGCTGCGATTGGCAATTGATAAAGCTAGGGAAGCTAATATGCCCAATGACAACATTAGAAGAGCGATTGATCGGGGATTGGGAAAGGGGAGTGAGGGGAAGATGGAGGAGATTGTGTATGAGGGTTATGGAGTGGGTGGTGTAGGAGTGATTGTGAAGGTATTAACTGATAATCGGAACAGGACATCAGCAGAGATTAAAAATATATTTGATAAGAATGGGGGAAGTTTGGGTGCGCCTGGGTCGGTTGCTTATTTAAAAACAATTGAGCCAACACCTAAGATAACGCTTGAGGGTAAGGATAAGGATGCAGCTGAGAGACTGATTGAGACTTTGGATGAACATGATGATGTGGTTGAGGTCTGGAGTAATTTGGCTTAA
- a CDS encoding UbiA family prenyltransferase gives MKTKLLGFYKLTRVNDFFAQSFATVSLMTTFIEGTINPFTFTHLFLTNLFITAFSFAINDLEDAPDDALDPKKRLRNPISAKLITRSQGLVFTTLLAIISILLVWPFGKLARIIALTCLLLGFLYSYKSVRLKSMPIIDLVSHGLFLGTAQILITAIGFGLELNPKIYLVALIAFSFSVLSDFYSEIRDYKVDRLSNINNTASIVNVDGIKNKTHYFHVIPAILITLLLLSNFSGQFQIILLGLALIFAFFYLISSEQFRHKIAHQYFKVVLVATGTILIAVHSFQYF, from the coding sequence ATGAAAACAAAACTACTAGGCTTCTACAAACTCACCCGTGTCAATGATTTTTTTGCCCAATCATTCGCCACTGTCAGCTTAATGACTACTTTTATTGAGGGGACCATCAACCCTTTTACCTTTACCCACCTTTTTTTAACAAATCTCTTTATCACTGCTTTTTCCTTCGCTATCAATGATCTTGAGGATGCACCCGATGACGCTCTAGACCCCAAAAAACGCTTAAGAAACCCCATCAGCGCAAAACTAATCACCCGCTCTCAAGGTCTTGTTTTTACCACTCTTCTAGCTATTATCTCAATTCTCCTAGTCTGGCCATTTGGCAAACTAGCCAGAATAATTGCACTGACCTGCCTCCTATTGGGCTTTCTATACTCATATAAATCAGTCAGGCTTAAATCCATGCCTATCATTGACCTAGTCTCCCACGGTCTCTTTTTAGGTACAGCCCAGATCCTCATTACCGCCATTGGCTTTGGCCTTGAACTAAATCCCAAGATCTACCTGGTAGCTCTAATCGCCTTTAGTTTCTCCGTTCTTTCCGATTTCTACAGCGAAATCAGAGACTACAAGGTCGATCGCCTTTCAAACATCAACAATACTGCCTCCATCGTTAATGTCGACGGTATAAAAAACAAAACTCATTACTTCCATGTCATCCCCGCCATCCTTATTACCCTCCTCTTACTATCCAATTTCTCAGGACAATTCCAAATCATCCTGCTAGGATTAGCCTTAATCTTCGCCTTTTTCTACCTTATTTCCTCTGAACAATTCAGGCACAAGATTGCCCACCAGTACTTCAAGGTCGTACTAGTAGCTACAGGCACCATTCTGATTGCAGTCCACAGCTTCCAATATTTCTAA
- a CDS encoding prolipoprotein diacylglyceryl transferase family protein, which yields MLPVILKVGRVEISSMGLMLVIGVLMGLFVAWKKAKESHVEDKFFLDSAFMSLFWGLVGARVGYILTHFGEFGFSLLKWLWLSNYVGLCWWGGLIAGVGYLWWRLRDSEEDVFLWLDYVSLGVAAALPWGFLAAFLNGSYLGAETQGWWGVNFPGYEMKLVPVQLIMLVISSVFFLWWWRMEGEYRTLSWYRAGRVAARTGFLWFGWLVFLGLSFSMASLFRGEQTQVFGVALDMVMGLLLIGIGVVGIYQRSGRRFWEDISRLKRRKGRQETFKK from the coding sequence ATGCTACCAGTGATACTTAAAGTAGGAAGAGTTGAGATATCTAGTATGGGATTGATGCTAGTGATTGGTGTACTGATGGGTCTGTTCGTGGCGTGGAAAAAGGCGAAGGAGTCTCATGTTGAGGATAAGTTTTTTCTGGACAGTGCATTTATGAGTTTGTTTTGGGGTTTGGTGGGGGCTAGAGTTGGGTACATCCTGACTCATTTTGGTGAGTTTGGTTTTAGCTTACTTAAGTGGTTGTGGCTGAGTAATTATGTGGGGTTGTGTTGGTGGGGTGGGTTGATTGCGGGGGTAGGGTATCTGTGGTGGAGATTGAGAGACAGTGAAGAGGATGTTTTTTTGTGGCTTGATTATGTAAGTTTGGGTGTGGCGGCAGCTTTGCCGTGGGGTTTTTTAGCGGCATTTTTGAACGGAAGTTATTTAGGGGCTGAGACACAGGGTTGGTGGGGTGTTAATTTTCCGGGTTATGAAATGAAATTGGTACCGGTTCAACTGATCATGTTAGTTATTAGCAGCGTCTTTTTCTTGTGGTGGTGGAGGATGGAGGGAGAGTACAGGACTTTGTCATGGTATCGAGCGGGAAGGGTTGCGGCCAGAACTGGATTTCTATGGTTTGGTTGGTTGGTGTTTTTGGGTTTGAGTTTTTCTATGGCGAGTTTGTTTAGGGGTGAGCAGACCCAGGTGTTTGGAGTGGCCTTAGATATGGTCATGGGGTTATTATTAATAGGCATTGGAGTGGTAGGAATATATCAAAGATCAGGAAGAAGATTTTGGGAGGATATATCAAGGTTAAAGCGAAGAAAGGGTAGGCAAGAAACTTTTAAAAAGTAG
- a CDS encoding tyrosine-type recombinase/integrase, whose translation MKQTKKTKEDFELKKLINRFIAHLEVERNYSKYTLRNYRFYLTRFRKWFEKKYEQEYVNRLTAEMVRSYRLWLSRYEDEKGQTLSRTTQSYHVIALRAFLKYLSKKGIKSLSPEKVELPKAEGRRIRFLSREQIERLLDQPLTSEPEGLRDKAILEVLFSTGLRVSELAKLNREDIDIKSREFGVVGKGRRVRVVFLSERAAKWLERFLVARDDHWRPVWIRYSGTKADPATAGEQMRLSVRTIQRIVEKYRRSAKLPIKVSPHVVRHSFATTLLQNGADLRSVQEMLGHKNVSTTQVYTHVTNPQLRKVHERFLK comes from the coding sequence ATGAAACAGACAAAGAAAACAAAAGAAGATTTTGAATTAAAAAAATTAATTAATCGGTTTATCGCCCACCTTGAGGTTGAACGGAATTACTCAAAATATACGTTAAGAAACTATAGGTTTTACTTGACTCGATTTAGGAAGTGGTTTGAAAAAAAATACGAGCAGGAATATGTTAATCGCTTAACGGCTGAGATGGTTAGAAGCTATCGATTGTGGTTGAGTCGTTATGAGGATGAGAAGGGCCAGACCTTGTCAAGAACAACGCAGAGTTATCACGTAATTGCTCTACGAGCTTTTTTAAAGTACTTAAGTAAGAAAGGGATTAAGAGCTTGTCTCCTGAGAAGGTAGAGCTGCCTAAGGCTGAGGGTCGAAGAATTAGGTTTTTGAGCCGTGAACAGATTGAGAGACTGCTTGACCAGCCGCTGACATCAGAGCCTGAAGGATTGCGAGATAAGGCGATACTGGAGGTGTTGTTTTCAACTGGTTTGCGGGTTAGTGAACTGGCTAAATTAAATAGAGAGGATATTGATATTAAGAGTCGAGAGTTTGGGGTGGTGGGTAAAGGAAGAAGAGTAAGAGTGGTTTTTTTAAGTGAACGAGCAGCTAAGTGGTTAGAGAGATTTTTAGTGGCTAGAGACGATCATTGGCGGCCGGTGTGGATTCGGTATTCGGGAACTAAGGCGGATCCAGCGACTGCTGGTGAACAGATGAGGTTATCGGTTAGGACTATACAGAGAATTGTTGAGAAGTATCGAAGGTCGGCAAAGTTACCGATTAAAGTAAGCCCTCATGTGGTTAGGCACTCTTTTGCGACAACCTTGCTGCAAAACGGAGCAGATTTGCGTTCGGTTCAGGAGATGTTGGGACACAAGAATGTAAGCACGACTCAGGTATATACCCATGTGACTAATCCACAACTGCGCAAGGTGCAC
- a CDS encoding RluA family pseudouridine synthase — protein MKIKKLEIPVLYEDNDLLVINKPAGIVVNRSETAGTTVQDWAVDKLGIGEATGELMRARGGLAHRLDKETSGCLLIAKNEESLKELMRQFKARETKKSYVALVHGWLEPNEGVIRLPIARDALCREKRKVNYEGKQAETRWQVIKLLTKEGGRYSLVRLWPKTGRTHQIRVHMKHLKHPLFADLMYLGKKAKVDREILSRHFLHAEIIEFNHPRSGERMVIKAELPADLEKVLVDFDMV, from the coding sequence ATGAAAATAAAGAAGCTTGAGATTCCGGTTTTGTATGAGGATAATGATTTGCTGGTGATAAACAAGCCGGCGGGAATCGTGGTAAATAGGAGTGAGACGGCTGGAACAACAGTGCAGGATTGGGCAGTAGATAAACTAGGGATTGGTGAGGCTACGGGTGAGTTGATGCGGGCTAGGGGTGGATTAGCACATCGATTGGATAAGGAGACAAGTGGTTGTTTGTTGATAGCTAAAAATGAGGAGAGTTTAAAGGAATTGATGCGCCAATTTAAGGCTAGAGAAACAAAAAAAAGTTACGTGGCTTTAGTACACGGTTGGCTGGAACCAAATGAGGGGGTGATACGACTACCAATTGCCAGAGATGCGCTTTGTCGAGAAAAAAGGAAGGTGAATTATGAGGGTAAGCAGGCGGAGACGAGGTGGCAGGTGATAAAACTGCTAACTAAAGAGGGTGGTAGATATAGCTTAGTGAGATTGTGGCCGAAAACTGGTCGAACACATCAGATACGAGTTCATATGAAGCACTTGAAACATCCTTTATTTGCCGATTTGATGTATTTGGGTAAGAAAGCAAAGGTTGATCGCGAGATATTGTCTCGACATTTTTTGCATGCGGAAATAATTGAGTTTAACCATCCGCGAAGTGGAGAGAGAATGGTGATTAAGGCTGAATTACCCGCTGATCTTGAGAAAGTGTTGGTAGATTTTGATATGGTTTGA
- a CDS encoding LytR C-terminal domain-containing protein, with the protein MRRDYGRGKSNSGRSGWWLMATVLILSILVFGWLVFEKGRSKWGENRFYITAVVEDEWIRVVGVNSRAKRAVEVVIPGEVMVPLVGTQGELKVKSLWRFGESEGRPEEMVRRSLESWMGVKIDAVWRGDAAFEWSRVWSGMAESKWDSFSTVKAWNELRDDQRESLRIPSRLTSMKVTPDGQTEVRVDKGGLWAWMEGLWASPAILAESLSFEVINASGEPGMARLVEQMIKSAGGVVVLVDTAEVEDGLCWYESGGESESVSIDWLERQMGCGERTGNRVGGDVRVVIGKEWAERYR; encoded by the coding sequence ATGAGGCGTGATTATGGTAGGGGAAAGAGTAATTCAGGAAGGAGTGGGTGGTGGTTGATGGCTACCGTATTGATATTGTCGATACTAGTGTTTGGGTGGTTGGTGTTTGAGAAGGGTAGGTCAAAGTGGGGTGAGAATCGTTTTTATATTACTGCAGTAGTTGAGGATGAGTGGATAAGGGTGGTAGGGGTTAATTCAAGGGCTAAGAGAGCGGTTGAGGTGGTCATTCCTGGCGAGGTGATGGTTCCTTTGGTGGGTACCCAGGGTGAGTTAAAGGTAAAATCTTTATGGCGATTTGGTGAGAGTGAGGGAAGACCGGAGGAGATGGTAAGGCGAAGTTTAGAGAGTTGGATGGGGGTTAAGATTGATGCGGTTTGGCGAGGTGATGCAGCTTTTGAATGGAGTAGAGTTTGGTCTGGAATGGCGGAGAGCAAGTGGGATAGTTTTAGTACAGTTAAGGCATGGAACGAGTTAAGAGATGATCAAAGGGAGAGTTTGCGGATCCCGTCGAGATTGACAAGTATGAAGGTAACTCCAGATGGCCAGACTGAGGTAAGGGTAGATAAAGGAGGATTATGGGCATGGATGGAAGGGTTATGGGCAAGTCCGGCGATACTGGCTGAAAGTTTAAGTTTTGAGGTGATAAACGCAAGCGGTGAGCCGGGTATGGCTAGATTGGTGGAGCAGATGATTAAGTCGGCTGGAGGAGTGGTGGTGTTGGTAGATACGGCTGAGGTTGAGGATGGTTTGTGTTGGTACGAGAGCGGGGGTGAGAGTGAGTCTGTGAGTATTGATTGGCTTGAAAGACAGATGGGTTGTGGAGAGAGAACTGGGAATAGGGTGGGTGGTGATGTGAGGGTGGTAATAGGAAAGGAGTGGGCGGAAAGGTACAGATAG
- the efp gene encoding elongation factor P, giving the protein MAMATIDVNKLKMGVTYVDDDGQPYRVMSFDFHKMGRGKANIKVKARNLMTGAIINKSYLSGGRVESADLTKTEMQYLYSDEEKAYFMDPSSYEQIEIKKEVLGDDLEYLVEGKNVWMVSWEEKVLGVELPPSVEMKVVETEPWIKGNSATNVYKPATLESGLVIQVPLFIKTGDTVKVNTATTSYVSRVS; this is encoded by the coding sequence ATGGCTATGGCAACAATCGATGTAAACAAATTAAAGATGGGGGTGACTTATGTAGATGATGATGGTCAGCCGTATAGGGTGATGAGTTTTGATTTTCATAAAATGGGAAGAGGGAAGGCTAATATCAAGGTGAAAGCGAGAAACTTGATGACTGGGGCGATTATTAATAAATCATACTTGTCAGGGGGAAGGGTAGAGAGCGCTGATTTAACCAAAACCGAGATGCAGTATTTGTACAGCGACGAGGAAAAAGCTTACTTTATGGATCCTTCTAGTTATGAGCAGATTGAGATTAAAAAAGAGGTGTTGGGCGATGATCTAGAGTATTTGGTGGAGGGTAAGAATGTATGGATGGTGAGCTGGGAGGAGAAAGTTTTGGGAGTAGAGTTACCGCCGTCAGTGGAGATGAAGGTGGTCGAGACTGAGCCTTGGATTAAGGGGAATAGTGCTACCAATGTATACAAGCCGGCGACGTTGGAAAGCGGGTTGGTAATCCAGGTACCCTTGTTTATCAAGACCGGAGACACCGTCAAGGTAAATACAGCAACCACTAGCTATGTGTCCAGGGTTAGTTAA
- a CDS encoding TraR/DksA family transcriptional regulator: MAEIKSKVRQVVRFPSWVLKPIKDYLLNEEKRLKRQKKSLTKEDPFSDTDRVDNNAAVDTEVAEQMGHERVQAIKLEVDKGLINIRKALTRIKVGSYGTCARCGKLIDTDRLAINPTAEYCVECEKKMESAKLK, from the coding sequence ATGGCTGAAATTAAAAGCAAGGTTAGACAAGTGGTTAGGTTTCCTTCGTGGGTGTTAAAACCAATTAAGGACTATCTTCTTAATGAGGAAAAGAGATTAAAGAGGCAGAAGAAATCGTTGACAAAGGAGGATCCGTTTTCTGATACAGATAGGGTTGATAACAATGCAGCAGTTGATACTGAGGTAGCTGAACAGATGGGGCATGAGCGAGTCCAGGCAATTAAGCTGGAGGTGGATAAGGGCTTGATTAATATCAGGAAGGCTTTAACAAGGATTAAGGTGGGTAGTTATGGTACTTGTGCTAGATGTGGCAAGCTTATTGATACTGATAGGTTAGCTATTAATCCAACAGCTGAGTATTGTGTTGAGTGTGAGAAAAAAATGGAGTCTGCTAAGCTTAAATAG
- a CDS encoding signal peptidase II, with translation MRKKWSLLSLNSFGLVLLLVDFLSKRWFWSRGEYVENTGVSFGWQFGTDWWWILVFVCLCWWWLRLKDESRVGERVIILGGVANLIDRFAYGRVIDWINLEFVGLWINLADLYISAGLGIMLMDYWRFRNKQVNENKEA, from the coding sequence GTGAGAAAAAAATGGAGTCTGCTAAGCTTAAATAGTTTTGGTTTGGTATTGTTGCTGGTTGATTTTTTAAGCAAGCGTTGGTTTTGGAGTAGGGGAGAGTATGTTGAAAATACGGGGGTGTCTTTTGGGTGGCAGTTTGGGACTGATTGGTGGTGGATATTGGTATTTGTCTGTTTATGTTGGTGGTGGCTGAGACTTAAAGATGAGAGTCGGGTAGGGGAGAGAGTGATAATTTTGGGTGGAGTGGCTAACCTGATTGATCGTTTTGCTTATGGACGGGTGATTGATTGGATAAACTTGGAGTTTGTGGGTTTGTGGATTAACCTGGCTGATTTGTATATTAGCGCTGGGCTTGGGATAATGCTGATGGATTATTGGCGATTTAGAAATAAGCAGGTTAATGAAAATAAAGAAGCTTGA